The genomic stretch CTTTATCTAGCCTGGGACAATGATTTATTGGTCAAGCCAACTAAATCTCCCTTCTCTTCTGAAATCTCAATCTCCTTTTATTTCCAAGACAAGGGTGGGGGTAACTCTTCGATAAACATTCTCACTAAACTTAATTTCTGATGTGAACCAAGCTGAGAAATGAGGACTTtgttataaaaaggaaaaccaatatGGGAGGGGGAATGACAACCCtcaccctctctttttttccttaagagtgTGTGACACTTTGTGTAAGCCTTGCCTAGACAAGATCTCAAATCATTAGTTTTGAATACAGAACATTCTTTTGATTCTCCAGTCGCCTAAATGTGTTTAACAGGAAGACTGTTCACAACATAAATTGCATTTTCACCGCATTTTTAATTCTGTAGTATGTGATGCAGATGCCTTCCCCAGAGGAGGTGCTAAGTCAAGGCCTCTGGaattaaatatctttctttcccGCCCTTCCCACTACAGGTGACAAATTTGATCTATGTGCTGTTCTCTTAAAATGCTTCCCGGTTGGAGGAGTCAACCGTGATattggcaataataataataattattattattattcctggcGTCCACACTTTAAGGAACCAGTGTTAActaattaaaacttaaaagatCTGTCCCTGTGTGTCCCTCTGCAAATAATACAGCTGCCCTTTTAATAGGTCTAGTTTACTCTTTTGCTTGagttcttggaaaaaaaaatatttgaaagaaggTTTCTAGAAAGGAGGCTAATAATAGCAAGACTTTGAAATATGTCGATGGACTTCCAGTCTATCAGAGGCCTTGGAGGGGCACATTTTCTGGAGCTGGGGAGGCTGAAACGCGAGAGGGGGTAGTGGAATCGCGAGGCGGCTGACCAAGAGTGGGAAGAAGTATCTTTAGCTTGGGGAGAGGCTGCGGGCTGGGACCGGGAGCAAGACCGCGTCTACCCCCCAGCCAGCAGAGCCTGGAGTCGGGGGACCCGCTCTCCACCCCAAAACTGGAGTTGAGGAGGGGGGGGTGTCTCcggcctcttcctctcccagtgCGTCCTGGGGTGTGCGCTCTGGAGATTCCGTGGAAGCGGCCCTCCTTCCCAAAGGGTTCCCCCCACTTTGCCGGGCCCGTAACCTGGAATTCTCAGGCTGCAGCATCTcgtgcccctccccgccccgcgcgcgccccgAAAGGCGCCGCCCCAGAGCCGCGCCGGGGGgtccgcgccccccgcgccccgcgcgccccgcgcgtTCAGCTCCCCCGCGGGCGGGGTGGGCGCTTCCCCGGCCCCGCGGTGACGCGCccctctcttcctttgctccccccgccccgccggcccgcaGACGGCTCCTTCCCGATGAGCCAGCGCAGCTTCCCCGCCTCCTTCTGGAACAGCGCGTACCAGGCACCGGTGCCCGCGCCGCTGGGCAGCCCGCTGGCCGCCGCGCACTCGGAGCTGCCCTTCGCCGCCGCCGACCCCTACTCGCCGGCCGCGCTGCACAGCCACCTGCACCAGGGCGCGGCCGAGCCCTGGCACCACGCGCACCCGCACCACGCGCACCCGCACCACCCGTACGCGCTGGGCAGCGCGCTGGGCGCCCAGGCCGCCGCCTACCCGCGGCCCGCCGCCGTGCACGAGGTCTACGCGCCGCACTTCGACCCGCGCTACGGGCCGCTGCTGATGCCCGCGGCCTCCGGGCGCCCCGCCCGCCTCGCGCCCGCCCCGGCGCCCGCGCCCGGCAGCCCGCCCTGCGAGCTCTCCAAGGGCGAGCCGGCCGGCGCCGCGTGGGCCGCGCCCGGGGGACCCTTCGCCAGCCCCGCGGGGGACGTGGCCCAGGGGCTGGGACTCAGCGTGGACTCAGGTAAGCGGGAGAGGGAGCTTGGCCTCCCCGGACCCCTCCTGCCCTGTGTCCGACCCTGGGCTGAGCCCCGGACGCCCCTAAGCTCCCCTTGGAGACCCCAGTGACCTTGTGGCCCGCAGGGCTTCCGCAGACAGGTGGCCCAGTGTCATCGGTGTGGGCAGAATGGCAAAGAGGGGCACTGCCCTAACCTGGCTGGAAAATATAAGAGGATTCCCccaaaaaattttgaataaataaataagtatgaataaatgagtaatcCGCTGGAAAGGTTCTAGCTCTGCGCTGTTCAATCCTGTAACCGCCAGCCACGGGTACCTGTTGAGCCCTTGCAACGTGGCTAGGACGAACTGGGATGTGCTGTACGTGCAtaatacacactggatttcaaaactGTGTgcgaggaaaaaaaatgtaaaattcatctCACCAGTATTTTTATGTTGATTGCATGTTGGAATACTTTCGACACATTGAACACATCAGGTCAAATAAACTATATTGCCAAGATTAATGCTCACCTGGTTCTTTTTACTTGTTTCCAATGTGGCTGCTAGAAAATTTAGAGTTATGCCTGTGGCTCCCATTGTTGTTTTTATTGGACAGCGCTGATCTAGAGGACCTAGAGCTAAGAGTGTAGTTCAGGATCTTCtgccttctgggggagggagggggcggtaTTGTCTCCTAGTGACAGttctaaggaaggaaaaatgtgaTTCTCATATCAGCCGAATAACCAAATTAAACAAGTCTCTTAAAATGTAAAGCTTAAAGAGAATGTGATTTCGATGAATATATCGAGTTCCTGGTTTAACGAGTTGCATTCGAAAGGGACATTCGAATAAGGGTTTactcttctgcttcctttatttttaggGCAGAACCCCAAAATGATTATACTATAAATGCAATTGTTGGCTTGTAGTCTTGCCCACCCGCCCTTCCTTCAGGTGAAGATTTGACATTTCTGTTTGCTTCGCTTTTACTTCCATTCATGCCCTTTAGAAGAATTCTGTGACATTCACAATAAAACagtggtgtttgtctttttctctttccttaaataCCTGTGCCTTCCCGCCCCcaatcccttctctctccctctcttcgctctgtctctctccctctccctctttcttttgttttctctctgttttcagGTTTGCAGCCTCAGGACAAAAGCAAAGATCTGTACTGGTTTTAGACAGCCCACCTTGCTCCCCGTAGGTCTCTGCATAGCGCAATTGGTGACTCTCAGAGCTGGAATCAGAGTGGGTTTGTAACAGCTTCTGATCTTGGTTTGCAGCTCGTCGTTATTCCCTCTGTGGTGCGTCCCTCCTGAGCTGATCTGCTGACCCCGGgttcccccttccctttcccttccgaCCAGCCACGGAGGCTCAGCATCTGGGCCTCTCACTTCATGGATGAGGACACGGGGGAAGGCAGAGACTTCAAACTTCTCCGTGTATTGAGAAAACCAAAACATACATCTACAGAAGTTTTGTCTAACAATAATTCCTTCCGCGGAAAGAGCAGATCCAAAGACTCTGAATCATGTTACAAGCCTTCCGGGCAGATCACTGGAAATATCTGCAGTGATCTCACTTAGGTGATATGATGCCATAAGTTTTCTTGAaaagaggaggggggaaaaagggaCTTTTTTTGGTGTGAATATTTTTTATGCTGATGTGAATTATGTCATTAAGTGGTGTGACCATATAGCACTACTGATGTCAGTATCctcacatttaaaatgtatttgtatttgcaTCGAAGACTGTGGTAGAGAAGTAAGAGGCCACTTCCTTCTTCCTCACCTCATAGCCTCCAGCTCCCTTCATGCCCACTCCCTCTCTGCAACACCCACTCCAGACACAAAGACACACTTTTCATTTGGACTGTGAACATGGAAGCCTCAGCCTAAATGTGAGTGGCAAGTGGCTTATCTGAAGCCACCTGCCCAAGTCTTACTGAAATGCAGCTGTTGTAAGGACAACTGTTTGAAAACTCCAGAAATACATCGACCAAGGTGGCACTTCCCAGTGTTTGGCACAACAATTGCAATAGCACTGgatctattttatatatgtgtgtgtgtgtgtgtagatatatatCCTATTTTTTACGAGGAACATTTTACGATGAAAGAAGAaactcttctctgccttctcctaCAAATtccatctctccttccatcctcctctggatgaaaaaaaaaaaaagcagcaaggaACCCCAACTGCCTCCATGAAGAAGAACCAGGAATCGCCACAAGGGGAAGAAATGTCCATGGAGTCTCCAATACCTCGAATATTCCTCTCAGTCTCTATGGTCACTTTTTGGTCACTTTAATTTTGGCACAGGGGAAGGGGTCCACGGGTGGGCAAAGCTGCAGGTGacgaggaagaagaaatgaacagtAAAGATGTCTCTTTACTACAGGGTCGCTGTGttatttcataaaaagaaaataaatgtcttagTCTTTCTCTagtggaataaaataatttatagtagTACAATCTGATGTCAGTAACTAATGTTccattaattatatatatatatacatatatatatatgtgtgtgtatatatatatatatacacacacacatatatatagtgcTTTTTGGTTTTCCCAAGTGTTTGCCATTCTGTGAAACCCATTCACCCTTTGCCACCTCGCATCAACCCCAGAAGTGAGAAGTTAGGTATCCCACCTCTGTTTCACACATGTGAAAATTGTGGCCAGCAGAAGCCCACGGCTTCCCTGTCCAACATTCACTGGGTTGAAAGTAGAGATGGTACTAAAAGCACGACCTGGACACTGTTCAGTCAGGAACACATTTATTACTCTCCAGAAGAGACTTGTTGTTCCTTCTTCAATTCCAGACTCTTAGGGCAGTAGTCAGTTTTAAAAGTGTCTTTGAAACATTGGTGATATTACATTTTCATAAACTAGGCTAAGAAACCAAACCTACCagtaggcaaaaaaataaataaataaataaataaataaataaataaataaataaatattttttaaaaaaattttttagaaaggaaggaagaaagagattgaTTATTAAGAAACTAATGgtcttttctcttaatttcctcTTGATGCCAACATTGTGTTCATTCACTGAAGGGCCCAAAAGAAATGTTTTGTGTTCTGTTCAAATTGCCCTTCTAGGTTGTTAAAGCATAAAAAGAGTCCGAATCTTGACCTCTGTTATAACATGAGAAACAAACCCAATTTATCTTGGATAATAGTCTCAAGAGTTGGGGGCAGTAAGGGACCTTACTCGGAGTATGGCTTAGCGGAGCCACCCATCCCCTCTTTCTATCATTTTGGTAGCTGTGAAGTAGATTATGATCATCCCAAGATCCTATGCCTGGTTTTGCTTATATGGAAGGTACTCTCTGATTATGCGGCATCGGATGTGATGGCACTACAAATAACCAATGCTGAGTGTTCATCAGACCCTAGTCAGAGGGCTTCGTATGCAGGTTAACTCATTTAAGTCTCTTTCCAGTGAGACAACTGAAGCTCACAGAGGAGAAGTAAGTTGCCTAgtcacagccagtaagtggcagagccaggatgccAACCCAGGCAGCCTGGACGCAGAGACCGCCCTGTTACCCACCCACCACACTAGCTGCCCGTCCTCTTCTGACTTGCCTTGGGCGGCTCAACTTTGGGTTTACTTTCTCCTCCACAGTTGATGAataaggaaggggaaagaggcagGGCAGCAAAGGCTGCCACACCACGGACCTTCCAGAATCCCTGGTCTCAAAGGAGCCATCACAGGATATTTTCACACCTCTTCATCAAATGATACTATCTATAGACCATTCAGTCAGATGCAGATCTCCACTCTTCTCCAGGAGGGAATTATTATTGCTTCtcttattaattcatttcacTATTTACCAGACTTCACTGCTCTGAAGCTCTTCACACCCAACCCGACCAAGTCGTGTAAGACTTAGCCTGAGGTTTGGACATCGAAGCAATAACTAAAATTAACTCTGGACTTCTCTGTGGATTTTGTTAATCCATGTTCCACTGGCACGGATCACTAGCATATACCagcataaataaaatgcattgcGTTCCAGCTCGCTTTTTAGAATTTGCCACTGAGTACGCAGTGGAAGAAGAAAGCACAGCAGTGCATTCTTTGCTGGCCACAGTGTCCAGACAGTCCCCACCAGAGAAACCGTGCCCACGCTGCACTGCGTTAGCACACTCACAAGATCTCTGCTCAGAACCCGGTGGGAGCGTTTTCCCAGC from Canis lupus dingo isolate Sandy chromosome 1, ASM325472v2, whole genome shotgun sequence encodes the following:
- the VGLL2 gene encoding transcription cofactor vestigial-like protein 2 isoform X1, with product MSCLDVMYQVYGPPQPYFAAAYTPYHQKLAYYSKMQEAQECNASPSNSTGSGSSSFSSQTPASIKEEEGSPEKERPPEAEYINSRCVLFTYFQGDISSVVDEHFSRALSQPSSYSPSCTSSKAPRSSGPWRDGSFPMSQRSFPASFWNSAYQAPVPAPLGSPLAAAHSELPFAAADPYSPAALHSHLHQGAAEPWHHAHPHHAHPHHPYALGSALGAQAAAYPRPAAVHEVYAPHFDPRYGPLLMPAASGRPARLAPAPAPAPGSPPCELSKGEPAGAAWAAPGGPFASPAGDVAQGLGLSVDSARRYSLCGASLLS